One Natrinema longum genomic window, ACGCTCGCGAGACCCTGCGACGGCACGTCGCCTACTACGTCGGGAGCGGTGAGGGGTACCGCCGGGCCGTCGCGACGGCGTTTCCGACGGCGGCGGATCGGATCGCCGAGGCGTGGCGCGAGGGCGACAAACGGGCCGCCGCGAGCGCGGTGACCGACGACATGATCGCCGATCTCGGCGTCGCCGGCACGCCCGAGGAAGCCCGCGACCAGCTCCGGACGCTCGTTGCCGAGACGGGGATCGACCACCCGATCGTCGTCGTTCCGGAACCGGCCTCGAGCGAGGTCACGGAGACGACGATCGAGGCGCTCGCGCCGGACCGACTGTAACGTCCGCGTCGGTGCGATCGTCGCGTTCGTATCGGCAGGGTCGGCGCTGACACCGACGAACAGTCCTTGCGAATCCACGGCTAGCGCTTTTGGGGTGGTCCCCCGCACCGTCGATCACTGGCGACTCCCGTGAGCACGAGCGACGCTGATTTCATCGGCGAAGGACAACACAGGATCGAGACCGGCCGGCAGGCCGAGGCGGTCCACCGGATCGAGGCCGTCGTCGATCCCGTCAGCGAACGGGTTCCCGGCGGGGAACTGGCTCACGCGGAAGCGCGGTTGCCCGACGAGTTCGAGGGGTTGTTCGCGTTCGTCGACCTCGAGACCAAGCCCTGGGAGGCGGCCTGACGGTCCGCGTGGGTGGTCCGACGAACGACTCGAAACCGCGGAGCGCGTCGAAACGACCGACGATGCCTGCGACTGTCACGAGAGGCCCAGACCCGCCTCGATGATCGGGACCCGACATCTCGGGAGGAGTGAGGGGCCGACGCCGATTCCGTCGCCGTTCACCGACGATCGTAGATCTGGACTGCCCGGTCGTGTCGCTCCGAAATCCCGTTGGGATTTCGCTGGGTCGATCGATCGGCGTATCGGGCCCGGACGCCGTCCCACAGCCCACGGGCGATGTTCGTGACCACGTCGGTCCCGTCCGACACCCAGCCCGTCGGCGTGGCGTCGCCGGACGCCAACCGATAAACGCCGCTGAGGCCGTCCCGGAGTGCGCTTCCGGCAGTTCGAGCGAGGACGCTCGGTCGCGGGCCGTAGTTTTTCGCGAGCCGATAGGACAGCGACCGGTAGGTCGCCCCCCAGTCGGGATCGGCCCGACCGCCGTCGGTTCCGACCTCACAGCGGGCGGCCATCGACTCCGACCACGTCACCTCACAGCCCATCGTTGCCACGCGATGGGCACAGTCGCGTTCGCTTTCCTCCGCGAGGTACTCGTCGAACCCGTCGATGGCCTCGAGGACCGATCGCTCGAACGCGACGTTTTCGCCGTGGAAAAGCGTCACCGTCCGTCCGGCGATCCGCTGTGAGGACTGGTCGGCCGTTCCGACCGGGCCGCCGGTGACGGGCCCGGTAACGATCGCCGTCTCGGTGGTGATCGCGTCGTCGATGGCCGAATACCAGTCGGTATCAATCGCGTACTCGCCGTCGAGGAAGGCGATGACGTCTCCGGTCGCGACCTCGAGGCCGGCGTTCCGAGAGACGCTGCGGTTTCGCTCGGAAATCTCGACGAGGACGTCGACGTCGTCGCGCTCTCGGACCGTCCCGGTGGTTCCGTCCGAGGAGGGACCGTTGACGACGATGATCTCCGTCGACGACGGCGTCCGGTCCGCGAGGGCGTCGAGACACGACAGCAACTGCTCCCGGTCGTTGAGCGTCGACACGACTACCGAGAGCTCCATACGAGCCAATAGGGGGTCCGAATAGTAAATAGGTGGGTTTCAGATCGACTCCATCGTTCGGTTCGGTCCGGTCATCGAACCCGCGCGTTCCAGTAGGAGACCGACGCGAAGTGGTCGGCGATCGGGAGCTTCCCGACCGCCTCGTCGAGCGCCCGGAGCGGTGACGCGAACCCGTTGGGGATCGAGCGGTAGAGCCCGTACGGAAGGAGGAAGTCGTCCTCGACGTCGACGAGCGTGAGGTCCGTCTTCGCGAGGAGCACCGCGACTTCGCTTTTCGAGTAGAGTCGCGATCCCATCGGGAGCGCCCAGTTGTAGACGCTCCGCGTCGAAAACCGGTTGAACGTATCGAAGACGATCTGGTCGCGGGAAACACGGCGCATCTCCTCGAGGAAGCCCTCGGGATCGTCCGCGAGATGGAAAAACCGCATCGCGACGACGGTATCGAAGTGATCGTCCGGGAACGGCAGCCGACCCGCGTCGCCCCGGAGGAACTCGAGGCTGCCCGCGAGCTCGGTATCCTGCGTTTTGCGTCGTCCTTGCTGTAACATCGCCGCCGAGATGTCCAATCCGACCACGTCGGCGCCCTGGTGGGCCAACATGACCGTGAATCGCCCGGTACCACAGGCGATTTCGAGGACCTTCCGGTCTTCGACGGGCATGATGGCCTCGAGGACGGCCTCCTTTTCGCGGCGGTCGATCAGCTGTCCGCCCCGGGAGAACCGCTTGTCGTCGTATTCCTCGGCGATATCGTCGGCTTGGTACCACTCCTGTCCTTTCACACTGGGCGAATCTACTATTGTGAGAGGATAAAACGATACTGGAGTCCGCCGAGGGTCGCTGGCGAATTCGCCCGACCGTTCCGCAATCCACGCGCCGGGACCCGGCGAACGCGCCCTTTTGATCATATGTGTTAATACACCATTCATACCCCTTATACAAACTACAGTATTCGTATCCACATATAGGGAAGCTTTACCATCGGCGATTCCGCTCGAGTAGGTATGAGCATGAGTACAGCTGAGGATCGTGCCGCTGCCGCCGAAGATACCCTTTCGAAGGACGAATACCGCGACCGTCTCCGTGAGCTGCCACCGAGTGCGAAGCTCGTCGCGAAAGTGCTCGAGACCGACTCGCCGCTCTCGCAGGGCCAACTCGCCGAGGAATCGCTCCTCCCCGACCGGACCGTTCGCTACGCGCTCAACCGCCTCGAGGACGTCGGCCTCGTCGGCTCTCGATACAGTTTCCGGGACGCGCGCAAGCAGGTGTACTTCCTGAAACACTGAGTCGAGAGCGAATCGAGTCCGTCGGGTACGCGACGCGGGCAGGTCACACCGGTCGCTGACGCGTCCGATTCGATCACGGGGCATCCACCGGCTGCCGACATACACTTTTTCCCTCGGTGTCACGTCGAGGTATGGACGTCGTTTCCCGCTCCGTCCCAGTTGCGACACGCGCCCCCAGTGGCGAAACGAACGCCTATCTACTCGGGGCGAATCCCGCGATCCTCGTCGATCCGGCGGCCCGAACCGACGCGCTCGACCGACTGGTTGCCGAGCGCAACGTCGAGCACGTCCTCCTCACGCACACGCACCCGGATCACGTCGGCGGCGTCGAGTCCTACGCCGCGGAGACCGGTGCGACCGTCTGGGCCCGGTACGGTCGAAGCGACCGATTTCACGACGCGACGGGGTGTGAGCCCGATCGGACGTTCGCGCCGGGGACGGCGATCCGACTCGGCGACGAGCGCGTTCGAATCCTCGACGCGCCCGGCCACGCGCCCGATCACGTCGCGCTCGAGGCCGGCCTCGACGGCCCGATCCTCTGTGGTGACTGTGCCGTCCGCGAGGGCAGCGTCGTCGTCGGCGCACCCGAGGGCGACATGCGCGCGTACGTGACGACGTTGCGCCGCCTCTGGGCGATCGATCCGCCGGCGCTCTATCCGGGCCACGGGCCCGACATCGACGCTCCGCGAGCGACCCTCGAGCGACTCCTCTCCCACCGGGCCGAGCGCGAACGACGAGTCAACGAGGCAGTCACTGCGGGTGCAGAGACGCTCGAGGAGATCGTCGACGCGGCCTACGAGAAGGATCTGTCGGGCGTTCGTGACCTCGCGACGGCGACGGTGGTCGCCCATCTCGAGAAACTCGCCGTCGAGGGAGCGCTGGCGTGGGACGGTGACCGCGCGACGGCGACCGCGGGCGAGGGCGACTGACTTTTCCGCGTCGCCGCGTAGGTTGTGGTGTGCAATCGCTCGAAGCCGACCTCGAAGAGGCACGCCAGCTCGCCGTCGACGACCTCGCGGACGTGATCGAGTCGATCGGCTTCGAGTGTACCCGCTGTGGGGCCTGCTGTCGGGGCCACGGTGAGGAGGACCACACCGCGACGGTGTTTCCGGACGAAGTCCGCGCTCTCGAGGAGGGCGAGAGCTATGACGGCGACTACGACTGGCGCGACGTCGCTCGACCCATGCCGTACGGGCTCTCGGAGGGTGACGACGGGCTCGAGGGCGAGACCTTCGAGTGGGCGCTCCAGACCGACGGCTGTGGCGACTGTACCTTTTACGAGGAGGACGAGTCGGGGACGGGAGCCTGTACCGCCCACGAGGACCGCCCACTGATCTGTCGGACCTACCCCTTTAGCATCGCGCTCGCCGGTACCAGCCAGCCGATGGGTGAGGCTGTCGACAGCGTTGCGCTGGAAGCGCAACGGGAAGCCGGCGAAGCCGGCGACGAGGCGGGGATCGTCCGCGCCCACGAGTGCGAGGGACTCGGTCGGGACATCTCCCGTGCGGACGCCCGGGAACTGGCGCGAGCGCTGAAGGAACGCGCCGTTCGGGAACTCGAGGAAGCCATCGCGGTTCGAGACGAGTACGAACCCGCCGACCCCGACCCCGGCGAGGTGGTCGTCCACGACTCCGAGGGTGCGAAACGGATCGATGGGACGCCCCGCGAGGAGTGACGGGACGACAACCGATCGCGGGTGCGGTACACAAAAGCCGATCCGGAGCGTCCACTCGAGTAGCCATGTCCGTCGACTACGAGGGAATCACGTTCGAACGACTCGGCCACGCAAGCATTCGTCTCGAGACCGACGACGGCCTCGTCATCTACGTCGACCCGTGGGGTGAGGTACTCGCGGACGACCCGAGCGACGGCGACGTCGTGTTCGTCACGCACGACGATATGGACCACTACGATCCGGACGCGATCGAGGCCGTCGCGGGGCCGGACGCGACCGTCGCCGTCTACGAGGCGGTCGACACCGGTGACCTCGCGTTCGACGTGATCGACCTGCCCCACGAGGGCGAGGCGACCGTTGCGGGGCTCGACGTCCGGACGGTGCCTGCATACAACGACCCTGACGGCGACCACCTCGACGAGGACGGAGCGCCGTTCCACGCCGAGGGCGAGGTGATCGGACTGGTGGTGACTCTCGAGGGGACGACCGTGTTCGTCCCGTCGGATACCGACTTCCTCCCCCACCACGCGTCGATCTCGGCGGACGTGTTCGTCCCACCCATCGGCGGCCACTTTACGATGGACCGTCACGAGGCGGCCGACTTCGCGCGGAGCGTCGAGCCCGATCTGGTCCTCCCCGAGCACTACGATACGTTCGAGCCCATCGAGACCGACGCCGAGGCGTTCGCCGACGACCTCGCAGACGACGGGATCCGCGTCGAACTGTTCTGAGAAGCGGGCTCGAGGGCCGGCGTGACGCCGGACTCCTCGCTCACCGTTCGCGTAGCGATTCGGTTCGCGGTGGCGTTTCTATCGACCGCTCACTTCCCTCGGCTCTCGACTCGCTCGTATCGGGTCTCGTGACGACCGCGGAGTCGGTCCCGAGAGACGACGATTGCGGTCCGAACGGGACTCTCCGAGTCGTACCGCTCGGTGCATCTCAGTCGGTCGTTGCGTCCATTTCGTCGGTCGTTTCCACAAGCGTCTCGTCGCCGGCCATCGCGTGGAGGTGTTCGAGCAGGAGTCCGAACCCCTCCGGCTTGACCCAGGTCGTGACCGCGCCTTCGTCTTCGACCTCCTCGAGGACCTGTTCCTCGTCCCGGACCGGGACGGAGAACTCGACCGGCTGGTCGAAGCGATCCTCGTTTTCGGCGATCAGGTGCTGTACTTCCTCGAGTTCGCGACGGACGTATTCGAACGAATCCATCGACTCGGTGTCGTCGCCGATGACGAACCGACGGGTTTGCCCGTCGTCCAGGTCGAGTCTCACGACGCCGCCCTCGATGCGGTCGTCCTCGAGATACTCGGTCAGGACGTCGTCGAAGAAGTCAGTCGTCATCCGGTCGCCTCGCGGTTTCGACTCCGTACTGTCTGGCGTCATGTGTATATGTATCGATTCATTTATAAATGTTTGTACCGCCGAATCCTACGCGGTGGGAACTGTTGCCGATCGGGTTCGGCGGCAAAAATCGGTGTAGCGCTCGTTAGGGTGCGGTATTTCGCAGCCACGGATATCGTGTCGGACCGACGGAAAAAACCCCCGACGAACATCTTCCCGTGACCTCTCACGAACTCGAAACGTTGCTGCCCGGTTATACGTGTATGGTCCAGAGCCTCATCCGTAGAGGTGCCCGAAATGTCACAATCCGAGTCAGCGGCCCAGTCGATGGCGGACCACGAGGAACGGATCAAGCGCCACTTGAGCGCTTCGAGAGAGATCGCGAAGAACCTGGAGTTCGACGACGAGCTCCACTTCGAGATGGGGCTCCCGAGTCCGGGTCGTCGGACGTTCCTGAAGACGAGCGGCATCGTGGCGGCGTCGGCAGCACTCGCGGGCTGTGCCAGTAACGAAGACGACGATTCGCCGGGGCCGACGGACGACGACGAGGATGGGGACTCGTCGAACGAAGGGACATCGGACGCACAGCAAAGCGAGACCGTTCAGTTGTCGGCACATCAATACGAGTTCCAACCCCAGGAGATCCGAGTGGCTCCGAACACGGAACTCACCATCGAGTTCACGGAGTCGACCTTCGAGCAGAACTCGGACTTCAAATTCCACACGTTCTATCTCGAGGAGCCATACGACGTCGGGCCGGTCAATCTGCCCGAGAACACGGACGACGAGGTGATCGATTCGGTCACGTTCGTCACCGACGAAGAGGGGACCTTCGACTTCGAGTGTAACATTTACTGTGGGGACGGACACGCCCAGATGAACGGCCAACTGTACGTCGTTCCCGAGGGCGAGTCCGTCGACAAGGTCGACTTCACCGACATGGAGACGCTGAAAGAGCGTCACGAGGTCCTCAAAGAAGAGAGCGAACTGGCCCAGGAGCCCCAACACGACCTCGATCTGCGGGACATCATGGTCGTCACCGAGCGCAACAACGCCTCGGTCGCGATGATCGATACGGTCAACGACGAGCTCATGGAGCGGGTCGAGAACGTGGGGAAGGCGATCCACGTTCACGACTTCCATCCCGAACTGCCCGAGCAGACACGCGAGGGTGCGTACGTGTATACGCAATCGCGCCAGGGGGAGATGTACAAGATCGATCTGTTCGACTTCGAACGGGTCGCGGTCGCCGACGCCGGGACGGACGCCCGGGACATCGCCGTCTCCAGAGACGGCAACTACGTGATCGGCGGGTTCTACAACCCGAACCACCTCGTCATCTGCGACGCAGACACGATGGAGCCGATCAAGCGGATCCCGACCCACACCGTCAACCCCGACGGCGAGAGCCTCGGGAGCCGGGTCTGCTCGCTGTACGACGTTCCCCACGAAGGGCTGTTCCTCGCGGGACTCAAGGAGGGCGGCGAAGTGTGGCTCATCGACTACACGCAGGAGGAGTTCCCGGTCGTGGCGACCATCGAATGCGGTCGAACCCTCCACGACGGGTTCTTCACGGACGACGGTCGCTACTTCATGATCGCCTCGCAGACGGACAACCAGATGGACATCATCGACACGCAAGAACGGAGCCACGTCGCCGCGATTCCGATGGACGGGGTGCCACACCCCGGTCCCGGCGCGCTCTACCCCGACGAGGACCTCGCCTTTACCACCCACGCGGGCGCGCCGAGCGTCGGCGTCTGGAACACGGAGACCTGGGAGGCCGAGCAGATGATCGACGTCAGGGGCTCGGGACTGTTCATCCGGAAACACGAGAACAGCGACTACGTCTGGGCCGACGTCATCCTCACCGACAGCGAGGACGACGCCTACGTCTACACGATCGATCCCGAGACCCTCGAGGTCGACCAGGAGATCGACTGCAGCCAGTGGGGTGCCGCCGCCGCGATCCACCCCGAGTTCAGCCGCGACGGCGAGAAAGTGTACATCAGCGTCTGGATGGGCGAGAACGAATCGATCCTCGTGTTCGATCCGAACACGGGCGAACTGCTGACCCAGATCGAGGATCTGCTGGCACCGACCGGGAAGTTCCTCGGCGTCCGCGCTGAGGGGCACTGATCGTACCCGACCGTTCCCACAGGCACATGTCCGACACCCACACCGAAACGACGGCAACGACCCGGCACGCACGGGGGCCGCTCGCGCTCGTCAAGCACCTCCGCGGAGCGGGGTTTACCGTGATCGATGCGGATAGCCACGAGCCGATCGGCCGAGTCGGCGAGGGACGCCAGCCTCACGCGCTCGCAGCCCACCCGGGCGGACGCTGGGCGTACGTCCCCTACATGGCGTCGAACGCGCTCGAGGTCGTCGATCTCCGGACGCTCTCCGTCGCGGACCGCGTCGAGACGGTCGGCACTGCGCCGGTGGGAGCGGTCCTGACCCGGACCGGACGGTACCTGTTCGTCAGCACCTACGGAGGGCTTCCCGGGGACGATCGGCCCGGACTCGCCGTCTTCCGTACGGACGGCGAACAGGTCGAACTGGTCGCGGAACTCCCGACGGGGAAGGCCGCCGGGCTGACGGTCGACGTCCGGAACGACGTCTGGGTCGCGCTGAAAGACGCCGACGAGGTCGTCCGCATCTCGGGGACGCCGCCGTTCGCGGAGCGCGACCGGTTCGCGGTCGCCGGTGGTCCCCAGGACCTGGCGTACGACCCGGCGTACGGACTGCTGGGCGTGAACGACGTCGACGCTGGAAGCGTCACGTTCGTGGACGCACTCGAGGCATCGGTGCTCGGCTCGGTTCCGGTTCCGAACCCGCGAGGGGGGACGGCCGTTCCGGCCAGCGATCGGTGGTTCGCCGGGAACACCGACGGAGACGGCGTCACGGTAGTCGACGTGAACGCGGTTCGACGCGACGACACCGATTCGACGGCCGTCGAACACGTCCCGCTGGGAACGGCCACCGCCTTTACCGACGCGACCCCCGACGGGGCGCTGGTCGCCGTCGACGCGTACGACGACGACCGCGTCACGTTCCTCGAGCCGGCGACCCTCGAGATCGTCGCGCGGGTCGAAACTGGCCCGACGCCCCGTCATCCGCAGTTCAGCGCGGACGGGCGGGTCTGTTACGTTCCGAGCGTCGACGGCGACGCGGTGACCGTCATCGATGTCGACGCGATCCGCTCGACGGGTGATTCCCCCCACGATCCGATCGTGACGAAGATAGATTTGCCCGACGGGGCCGGGCCTGCGGGCTGTTTCCGTACCGACAGAGGGAGATATCCATGACTTTCGATACCGATAGCGCAGCCGTCGCGACCGAAGGATCGTCCCGCACGCCGACGATCGTCAAGAACGCCGCGAGCAGCCACTTCAGCGCGGTCGCCCTCTCCGAGGGTGAGGTCCTCGCAGCGGTCGGCGAGGGACGGTACCCGCACACGGCGCTGTTCCATCCGGACGCACCGGTCGCGTACCTGCTGTACATCGCCAGCGCCCATCTCGAAGTCCTCGACCTCGAGCGCCTGGAGACCGTCCAGCGCGTCGACCGGCTCGGAACGATGCCCGTCGGGAGCGCGCTGGGCCCCGGCGGCGACTCGCTGTTCGTCGGGACTGCGGTCGACCTGCCGACGGCGTCCGATCCGGGCGTTATCGCGTTCGATATCGACGAGGACGGCCGACTCGAGCCTGCGGGCACGCGGCCGCTCTCGCGGAGTTCCGGCATGCGGATCGGCCCGGACGACCGCCTCTACGTGGGCCAGAAGATCGAGGACGAAGTCGCCGTGCTCGGCGCGGACCCCCGGCTCGAGGTCGAGGCGCGGATCCCCGTCGGCGCGGAGCCACACGACCTGTACGTACTCGACGACGACGGGCTCCTGGTCGTCAACCACGCCGGCGGCTCGTCGGCCTCCTTCGTCGACGCGGCCGCCGAGCGGGTCCGCTGTACCGCCGAGACGGGGACGAATCCGCACGGTTTCGCCGTCGCGGACGGGCCCGAGTATCGGTACGGGCTGTTCCCGGCCCGCGAGGACGACCGCGTCGCCGTCGTCGATCTCGAGGCGGCCGCGGCGGGCGAGGCGTCGTCGACCGAAACGCTGCTCGACGTCGAAACGACGACCGGTTTCGCCGGCGTGAGGCCGGACGGCCGCTACGCCATCGTCGACTCCTACGACGAGCAGTTCGTGACGATCCTGAACCTGACCGACCTGTCCGTCGCCGGTCGCGTCGAGATCGGCGGGGAACCGCTCCACGTCGTCTTCGGCCCCGACGGCGAGGAGTGTTACGTCGGGAACATGGAGCGGACCGACCTCGCGGTGCTCGACACGCGACCGCTTGCCGACGATCGTCCGGCGGACGTCGCAGTCGGCCGCCGAATCGACGGGTTCGGGGAGAAACCGAGCGGCATCTTCCGCCCGGAGGTGGACCAATGATCGATCTCACACGACTCATCAGAGGACTCGACAACCGACCGGAACAGATCCGTTACGAGAAGCGCCGCGCGAGCGACGCCCTCGTCCCGCTGGTCGTCTGGAATACGACCCCCGCGTGCAACCTGCGGTGCAAGCACTGCTACTTCGGGGCCTGCGACGAGCGCGACAGCGAGGAGCTGTCGACCGCCGAGGCCAAGGCCTTCATCGACTCGCTGGCCGCGGTGAACGTGCCGGTACTCGTCTTTAGCGGCGGGGAACCGTTCTTCCGCGACGACATCGCCGAACTCACCCGGTACGCCTCGGAACGGGGATTGCGTCCGATCGCCTCGAGCAACGGGACCTTCCTCACCGAGGAACGCGCCCGAGACGTGGCCGACGCGGGGATGCAGTACGTCGGCGTCTCCCTGGACGGCGTCGGGGCGACGAACGACGAGTTCCGCGGCGTCGACGGGGCCTTCGAGCGAGCCCGCAACGGACTCCGCAACGCCCGTGACGCCGGGATGGGGACGGGGATCCGGTGTACGATGACCCAGGGAACCGTCGACGACGTCCCCGCGGTGATCGATCTCGCCGTCGAGGAGGGGATCGACCGCGTCAACCTCTTTCACCTCATCTACTCCGGACGCGGCGGCGACATCACCGACGCCGACCTATCGTTCGAGCGCACGCGTGAAATCGTGGACTACCTCTACGAGCGAACCAAAACGCTCGCCGAGACCCACCCCGACATGCAGATCCTGACTGCCGGCAACTACGCCGACGCGGTCTACCTCTACCACCGGATTCGAGAGGACATGCCGGCCCACGCCGAACGGGCTCGGGAACTCCTGTTCGACGACGGCCCCGGTCGAGTGGTCAAGAACGGCGACGCCGGCC contains:
- a CDS encoding MBL fold metallo-hydrolase: MDVVSRSVPVATRAPSGETNAYLLGANPAILVDPAARTDALDRLVAERNVEHVLLTHTHPDHVGGVESYAAETGATVWARYGRSDRFHDATGCEPDRTFAPGTAIRLGDERVRILDAPGHAPDHVALEAGLDGPILCGDCAVREGSVVVGAPEGDMRAYVTTLRRLWAIDPPALYPGHGPDIDAPRATLERLLSHRAERERRVNEAVTAGAETLEEIVDAAYEKDLSGVRDLATATVVAHLEKLAVEGALAWDGDRATATAGEGD
- a CDS encoding DUF2267 domain-containing protein codes for the protein MSTSDADFIGEGQHRIETGRQAEAVHRIEAVVDPVSERVPGGELAHAEARLPDEFEGLFAFVDLETKPWEAA
- a CDS encoding MarR family transcriptional regulator; this encodes MSMSTAEDRAAAAEDTLSKDEYRDRLRELPPSAKLVAKVLETDSPLSQGQLAEESLLPDRTVRYALNRLEDVGLVGSRYSFRDARKQVYFLKH
- a CDS encoding YkgJ family cysteine cluster protein; the encoded protein is MQSLEADLEEARQLAVDDLADVIESIGFECTRCGACCRGHGEEDHTATVFPDEVRALEEGESYDGDYDWRDVARPMPYGLSEGDDGLEGETFEWALQTDGCGDCTFYEEDESGTGACTAHEDRPLICRTYPFSIALAGTSQPMGEAVDSVALEAQREAGEAGDEAGIVRAHECEGLGRDISRADARELARALKERAVRELEEAIAVRDEYEPADPDPGEVVVHDSEGAKRIDGTPREE
- a CDS encoding YncE family protein, whose translation is MTFDTDSAAVATEGSSRTPTIVKNAASSHFSAVALSEGEVLAAVGEGRYPHTALFHPDAPVAYLLYIASAHLEVLDLERLETVQRVDRLGTMPVGSALGPGGDSLFVGTAVDLPTASDPGVIAFDIDEDGRLEPAGTRPLSRSSGMRIGPDDRLYVGQKIEDEVAVLGADPRLEVEARIPVGAEPHDLYVLDDDGLLVVNHAGGSSASFVDAAAERVRCTAETGTNPHGFAVADGPEYRYGLFPAREDDRVAVVDLEAAAAGEASSTETLLDVETTTGFAGVRPDGRYAIVDSYDEQFVTILNLTDLSVAGRVEIGGEPLHVVFGPDGEECYVGNMERTDLAVLDTRPLADDRPADVAVGRRIDGFGEKPSGIFRPEVDQ
- a CDS encoding MBL fold metallo-hydrolase, producing MSVDYEGITFERLGHASIRLETDDGLVIYVDPWGEVLADDPSDGDVVFVTHDDMDHYDPDAIEAVAGPDATVAVYEAVDTGDLAFDVIDLPHEGEATVAGLDVRTVPAYNDPDGDHLDEDGAPFHAEGEVIGLVVTLEGTTVFVPSDTDFLPHHASISADVFVPPIGGHFTMDRHEAADFARSVEPDLVLPEHYDTFEPIETDAEAFADDLADDGIRVELF
- a CDS encoding glycosyltransferase family 2 protein → MELSVVVSTLNDREQLLSCLDALADRTPSSTEIIVVNGPSSDGTTGTVRERDDVDVLVEISERNRSVSRNAGLEVATGDVIAFLDGEYAIDTDWYSAIDDAITTETAIVTGPVTGGPVGTADQSSQRIAGRTVTLFHGENVAFERSVLEAIDGFDEYLAEESERDCAHRVATMGCEVTWSESMAARCEVGTDGGRADPDWGATYRSLSYRLAKNYGPRPSVLARTAGSALRDGLSGVYRLASGDATPTGWVSDGTDVVTNIARGLWDGVRARYADRSTQRNPNGISERHDRAVQIYDRR
- a CDS encoding radical SAM/SPASM domain-containing protein, coding for MIDLTRLIRGLDNRPEQIRYEKRRASDALVPLVVWNTTPACNLRCKHCYFGACDERDSEELSTAEAKAFIDSLAAVNVPVLVFSGGEPFFRDDIAELTRYASERGLRPIASSNGTFLTEERARDVADAGMQYVGVSLDGVGATNDEFRGVDGAFERARNGLRNARDAGMGTGIRCTMTQGTVDDVPAVIDLAVEEGIDRVNLFHLIYSGRGGDITDADLSFERTREIVDYLYERTKTLAETHPDMQILTAGNYADAVYLYHRIREDMPAHAERARELLFDDGPGRVVKNGDAGPKVVNVDHRGDVHPSMFLSQYTLGNVREQCLDEILAESDLWSELAEPTDHLNGKCGRCPWKEVCGGNSRARAAAVYDDLWAEDPRCYLTDAEYRTAELPPEHTPRVDAPVVLE
- a CDS encoding class I SAM-dependent methyltransferase, encoding MKGQEWYQADDIAEEYDDKRFSRGGQLIDRREKEAVLEAIMPVEDRKVLEIACGTGRFTVMLAHQGADVVGLDISAAMLQQGRRKTQDTELAGSLEFLRGDAGRLPFPDDHFDTVVAMRFFHLADDPEGFLEEMRRVSRDQIVFDTFNRFSTRSVYNWALPMGSRLYSKSEVAVLLAKTDLTLVDVEDDFLLPYGLYRSIPNGFASPLRALDEAVGKLPIADHFASVSYWNARVR
- a CDS encoding cytochrome D1 domain-containing protein produces the protein MSDTHTETTATTRHARGPLALVKHLRGAGFTVIDADSHEPIGRVGEGRQPHALAAHPGGRWAYVPYMASNALEVVDLRTLSVADRVETVGTAPVGAVLTRTGRYLFVSTYGGLPGDDRPGLAVFRTDGEQVELVAELPTGKAAGLTVDVRNDVWVALKDADEVVRISGTPPFAERDRFAVAGGPQDLAYDPAYGLLGVNDVDAGSVTFVDALEASVLGSVPVPNPRGGTAVPASDRWFAGNTDGDGVTVVDVNAVRRDDTDSTAVEHVPLGTATAFTDATPDGALVAVDAYDDDRVTFLEPATLEIVARVETGPTPRHPQFSADGRVCYVPSVDGDAVTVIDVDAIRSTGDSPHDPIVTKIDLPDGAGPAGCFRTDRGRYP
- a CDS encoding cytochrome D1 domain-containing protein, yielding MSQSESAAQSMADHEERIKRHLSASREIAKNLEFDDELHFEMGLPSPGRRTFLKTSGIVAASAALAGCASNEDDDSPGPTDDDEDGDSSNEGTSDAQQSETVQLSAHQYEFQPQEIRVAPNTELTIEFTESTFEQNSDFKFHTFYLEEPYDVGPVNLPENTDDEVIDSVTFVTDEEGTFDFECNIYCGDGHAQMNGQLYVVPEGESVDKVDFTDMETLKERHEVLKEESELAQEPQHDLDLRDIMVVTERNNASVAMIDTVNDELMERVENVGKAIHVHDFHPELPEQTREGAYVYTQSRQGEMYKIDLFDFERVAVADAGTDARDIAVSRDGNYVIGGFYNPNHLVICDADTMEPIKRIPTHTVNPDGESLGSRVCSLYDVPHEGLFLAGLKEGGEVWLIDYTQEEFPVVATIECGRTLHDGFFTDDGRYFMIASQTDNQMDIIDTQERSHVAAIPMDGVPHPGPGALYPDEDLAFTTHAGAPSVGVWNTETWEAEQMIDVRGSGLFIRKHENSDYVWADVILTDSEDDAYVYTIDPETLEVDQEIDCSQWGAAAAIHPEFSRDGEKVYISVWMGENESILVFDPNTGELLTQIEDLLAPTGKFLGVRAEGH